A window of Candidatus Dependentiae bacterium genomic DNA:
TACTCATATCCGCCCACTAAGGGAGACCATTCATCCCCGGCCTTAAAAGGCCACGGTTTTCTGGTCACGGAAATAAATGGAAAAATGTATATTCAAAAACTTGGCGTGATGACATTAGTGCTTTAAAGTACGGATTAGCAGTTGGACCAATTGGCCACTTAGCATATCGTAAAACTTTGGTCTATTTTAATTTAAATGGTTCAACAGAATACTTTGAAGGGCTACCAGATGCATCTCCAACACTTATACAATTGGTAAAAGCAAAACTAAAACAGGCAACTGTCAAAAATCCCGAAACTGTTATTGTAAAAAACAAGCCTCGATTAAAAAAAATAGGAAGCCCAGCTTCAGCTACGACTGTGAACGGAAAACGGTACATTATGATTGAGTACCCAATAGATATTCAACTCGTAACGGGTAAGTTTAATGAACTTTACGAAAAGGTACAGTACTGTATAAAAAATAAATGTCCAAGTCGCTTCTTTTCGCAAGAACAATGGAAAAATATTGGTGATACAATTTATCGCGGTGTAGAAATAGCAAATGAGCTCAACACCATAGGGGTAAATATGTTTCTGGTAAAGAAAAAAAGAACACTAACTGACGATCAGATGGATCCAACTCATATAACAAACCTCATATACGAATTGGAAACAATAATTGATGGATGTGATTATATAGAACTTGAGCTCAGTGGTGGCCTATCAGGAACTCTTGAACACGAAATTAATCATATAAAAAACAATGATGCATTGCGCGGATTAATGGCCTCTTTATCTATACCCGCTATTACAGCAATTGGCTTTTGCTTATTAAAACTTAAACCAAGAGGCAAGCCATCTGCGTGGTGGAAACACTTAACCAACAACTTACTATCGGGCTTAGCCTTGAATTGTATAAATATCGCAACATATAGACACTACAAAAAAAGGCGGGAACAAAAAGCCGATGATTCGATTGGAACAAACGATACACCTGAAAATGCGATCGTAACTCTAAGAGATTATGAAAAAATACTTGCGTATGAGATAGAGGAAGAAAAAAATGGAGCTAACATACAATCATTTTTCAAAAAATTATTTAAAGCAATAAAATCATTAGATCCAATTAAAATCGGAAACTTTCTATCAAGAGCACACCCAACACATGAGGTAAGACTTGCAAAAATCAGAGAGCGCAGAAAAAAAATTGAAGCTCAATTAGAGCAAGAAAAGTAAAACAGGTTACCAAGCAAGCAAGATATGTTTTCATATAAAAAAATCATCTTATAAAAAAAATCCAATTTTTTCTAAGGCTTGTCTTAATTCATACATCGGCAGACCGACAACTGCGGTAAACGAACCCTGAACTTCCTTAAAAAACAAAATGCCATATTCTTCAATAGTTAATGCTCCAGAAGACATGCTATAGCGATCGGACGTATCTAAATAGGTATCAATCCAATTGTTTGGTACATTAAAAATATACCGCCC
This region includes:
- a CDS encoding M48 family metalloprotease, whose amino-acid sequence is MVYFNLNGSTEYFEGLPDASPTLIQLVKAKLKQATVKNPETVIVKNKPRLKKIGSPASATTVNGKRYIMIEYPIDIQLVTGKFNELYEKVQYCIKNKCPSRFFSQEQWKNIGDTIYRGVEIANELNTIGVNMFLVKKKRTLTDDQMDPTHITNLIYELETIIDGCDYIELELSGGLSGTLEHEINHIKNNDALRGLMASLSIPAITAIGFCLLKLKPRGKPSAWWKHLTNNLLSGLALNCINIATYRHYKKRREQKADDSIGTNDTPENAIVTLRDYEKILAYEIEEEKNGANIQSFFKKLFKAIKSLDPIKIGNFLSRAHPTHEVRLAKIRERRKKIEAQLEQEK